Genomic DNA from Nitrosarchaeum koreense MY1:
AGTACCAGATTCTTTAAAATCATATGACCATGATTCGCCTGGCATGAATCTATCACTATTAAAATATCCATTTGGCGTTCCAAAATCATCACTCATCCAACCGAATCTTCCTGATCCTTTACCACTAGTAACTGTATGACCTTCTCGATCATCATTATACCATGTAATAGTGTCATCAATTTTTACAAATATTTGAGGAGGATCATACCATACTTCTGCAGGAGTGTTTAATTCTGGATTATACGCACCAAAAGGGATACTGATTTCATATTCTTCTGCAAAAATTAGAGATGAAGAGCCCAAGATCGAAATAATAGTAACAAGTAATAAAAAATACATAATAAGAATTTAAAATTTAAATTGCATAAAAGATTACCTTAATTTTCAATAATGATATTCAGTTTTGATATTATCAAAGATCAGTGATAATCTAAAGTATGTTTTTAAAGTATTATAGAAATTATTTGATAATGAAACGAATAGAAGCGATTGTACAAAGTGATGTTTCTAAACAAGTAATCAATGAGATAAGAAAATCTGGTGTCGGCGGTGTTACACTAATTCAATCGTTAGGACAGGGAATGGGAGAACGACCAGAAATAGGAGGACGTCAAATAGAGTTTAACTCAGTAGATGTAATACTTACAGTTGTTCATGATTCAGAGGTAAAATCAGTAGTTTCAGCTATCATGAATGTTGCTCACACAGGACAAAAAGGTGATGGAAAAATTTTTGTTACAAATGTAGAAGAATCATACGATATTAGTACGAAAGAAAAATCAACTAAATTAATTTAATTGTAAAAAGTATTATCTATTTTTTCTAGAAACACGATATACTGGATAATCAGATTCAGATGAGGAAAACGTGTTTTCTATTTTTTTAAATATATAGTCGTCAAAATTTTTAGCACTTTTATAGAATTCTTCGCCGATTACTAAGCCATTTGCAGGAGCAAGTCTATTTATTTTTGCACATCGATTTACAGTATTTCCAAATATATCATTGATAGAGGATGTAGATGTTTTTGCAATTCTAACTATTCCATAGGTTGAACTAGTTCTGTAATCAAAAATAGGTAATTTGTGATTTTCAAGTTTTTTTACAATATCATCATGTAACTCTCCTAATGCAAGACAACAATCTAGGCATTTTTTTAATGTAGATTCTTCTTCTGAATGTATAACCGGAAAATAAAACAATAATGCATCCCCAATATTTTTTATTACAATTCCACCAAAATTTCTCACAGTAGAAGCAATAGAATTAAGAAAAATTTTATAAAATTCACTAGTTTGTGATTCGGATAAATTAAGAGTAATTTTTGTTGAATTCATAATATCAACCATACATACACAATATTGCTCACTATGATCAGAAAATTGCAATAAAATATCTTCTTGTTGTTTTATAACATCTTCTTTTTCTTTAATTTCAATTAATGATTTCTGAAGCTTTTCAGTCATTAAATCAAATGCTTGAGATAGCTCACCGATTTCATCTTTAGTTGTGATATTTGTTCGAACATTAAAGTCACCACTTGCAACTTTGTTTGCAGCATTTTTTAATTTAATTAGAGGTCGTGACATAGATTTTGAAATTAGAAATGCCACAATTGTCATTATTATAGTGATCACTAAACCAGTTTGAAAAATTCTATTTTGGAGTATTATAACAGGCTGAATTGTTTCTGATTCGTCAATTTCCGCAAGTAAAACAAATCCTAAATCATTAGCACAGTATGATGATCCATAAATATTGATTTTTCTATAATCCAAATAAATTCCTGAAAAATCTTCTGATTCCCTAAAACATTTTTGGACAGGAACGGTATCAACTTTTTGTTTAAAGATAGCGTTTTCTATGAATCTAGATTCAGATAACATCAAGAACCCGTCACTTACGATATAAACTTCGCCTGTTTTTCCTAAACCACTTGAATCAGTCAAAATATTATCTAATGATTCAGTTCTCATTCTAGAGATAACTACTCCAATTGGTTCATCATTTTTTTTATCATCTGGAGCAAAAATTGGAGAAACTATAATCATCTTTTTACCAGTTGCAGTTGGCTCAAAATCCACTATTGGTTTTTTTAATCCTTTTTGAAATAGTGGATCTTGAAGAAAATTATTATCAGTTAGTTTACCTAGTGAAAAGTAAACATTACCATTTGCACCAATAATTTTTACATCCTCAAAACCTATCGAAAACCCAACTAATGTTTGAAATGCTTGGATTTGAGTAAGGAAGTCTCTACGTTTGATTTCTCTTTCTTTATGCAAATCATCTTCTGAAACTTGGTTTAAATCATTAACAAGAATTTTTAT
This window encodes:
- a CDS encoding P-II family nitrogen regulator, producing MKRIEAIVQSDVSKQVINEIRKSGVGGVTLIQSLGQGMGERPEIGGRQIEFNSVDVILTVVHDSEVKSVVSAIMNVAHTGQKGDGKIFVTNVEESYDISTKEKSTKLI
- a CDS encoding HAMP domain-containing protein translates to MQISFSIDKKLIFLVIIVSIITLLITAYLSFNYAEQILIERASDLLLGESATRGNAIRLLFESRIDQNQILANDPMIKILVNDLNQVSEDDLHKEREIKRRDFLTQIQAFQTLVGFSIGFEDVKIIGANGNVYFSLGKLTDNNFLQDPLFQKGLKKPIVDFEPTATGKKMIIVSPIFAPDDKKNDEPIGVVISRMRTESLDNILTDSSGLGKTGEVYIVSDGFLMLSESRFIENAIFKQKVDTVPVQKCFRESEDFSGIYLDYRKINIYGSSYCANDLGFVLLAEIDESETIQPVIILQNRIFQTGLVITIIMTIVAFLISKSMSRPLIKLKNAANKVASGDFNVRTNITTKDEIGELSQAFDLMTEKLQKSLIEIKEKEDVIKQQEDILLQFSDHSEQYCVCMVDIMNSTKITLNLSESQTSEFYKIFLNSIASTVRNFGGIVIKNIGDALLFYFPVIHSEEESTLKKCLDCCLALGELHDDIVKKLENHKLPIFDYRTSSTYGIVRIAKTSTSSINDIFGNTVNRCAKINRLAPANGLVIGEEFYKSAKNFDDYIFKKIENTFSSSESDYPVYRVSRKNR